The Glycine soja cultivar W05 chromosome 8, ASM419377v2, whole genome shotgun sequence genome has a window encoding:
- the LOC114423177 gene encoding 3-oxoacyl-[acyl-carrier-protein] synthase I, chloroplastic-like isoform X5 — protein sequence MAGIAGTCPLGALLRNSVSENNGKISVVHYEGLRLQQRMQMPSPSQYISASSSPRCRTIKAMASPTVGAPKREKDPKKRVVITGMGLVSVFGSDVDAFYNKLLEGESGISLIDRFDASNFSVRFGGQIRDFSSEGYIDGKNDRRLDNCWRYCIVAGKRALDDANLGKQVLDTQMDKTRIGVLVGSGMGGITAFSNGVEALVQKGYKKITPFFIPYSITNMGSALLAIDTGLMGPNYSISTACATANYCFCAAANHIRKGEADIMVVGGTEAAIMPSGLGGFIACRALSHRNEDPKKASRPWDKDRDGFVMGEGSGVLVMESLESATKRGAKIIAEYLGGAITCDAHHMTDPRADGLGVSSCISKSLEDAGVSPEEVNYVNAHATSTLAGDLAEVNAIKKVFKDTSELKMNATKSMIGHGLGAAGGLEAIATIKAITTGWLHPSINLDNLEASVTIDTVPNVKKKHEVNVGISNSFGFGGHNSVVVFAPFRP from the exons atggCAGGTATCGCTGGTACATGTCCTTTAGGAGCATTGCTCAGAAACAGTGTCTCAGAAAACAATGGGAAGATATCTGTGGTTCATTATGAGGGGCTTAGATTGCAGCAGAGAATGCAAATGCCTTCACCAAGCCAGTACATTTCAGCTTCTTCAT CTCCAAGATGCAGAACAATCAAGGCCATGGCTTCCCCAACTGTTGGAgcaccaaagagagaaaaggatCCAAAAAAGCGGGTAGTAATAACAGGAATGGGTCTTGTGTCAGTCTTTGGTAGTGACGTTGATGCCTTTTACAACAAGCTTCTTGAGGGAGAAAGTGGGATAAGCCTAATAGATAGGTTTGATGCCTCAAACTTCTCGGTCCGTTTTGGAGGTCAGATACGTGATTTCTCTTCAGAAGGCTACATTGATGGCAAGAATGACCGGCGCCTTGACAATTGCTGGAGGTATTGCATTGTTGCAGGCAAGAGGGCCCTTGATGATGCCAACCTTGGAAAGCAAGTCCTTGACACT CAGATGGACAAAACAAGAATAGGAGTTCTGGTGGGATCAGGAATGGGAGGTATAACGGCTTTCTCGAATGGTGTGGAAGCTCTTGTACAAAAGGGATATAAGAAAATTACTCCATTTTTCATTCCCTACTCCATCACCAACATGGGTTCTGCCTTGTTGGCTATAGACACAGGCCTAATGGGTCCCAATTATTCAATTTCCACTGCTTGTGCAACGGCAAATTACTGCTTTTGTGCGGCTGCTAATCACATTAGAAAAGGCGAAGCAGATATCATGGTGGTTGGTGGAACTGAGGCTGCAATCATGCCTAGTGGTCTTGGAGGCTTCATTGCTTGCAGGGCTTTGTCTCACAGAAACGAAGACCCCAAGAAGGCTTCAAGACCATGGGACAAAGATCGTGATGGTTTTGTGATGGGTGAAGGCTCTGGTGTGCTG GTAATGGAGAGCTTGGAGAGTGCAACAAAAAGGGGAGCCAAAATAATAGCAGAATATTTGGGGGGTGCCATAACGTGTGATGCTCATCACATGACTGATCCAAGAGCTGATGGTCTTGGAGTTTCATCTTGCATAAGCAAGAGTTTAGAAGATGCTGGAGTTTCTCCTGAAGAG GTGAACTATGTGAATGCTCATGCCACGTCAACACTGGCTGGTGACTTGGCTGAGGTTAATGcaattaaaaaggtttttaagGACACATCAGAATTGAAAATGAATGCAACTAAg TCAATGATTGGTCATGGTCTTGGGGCTGCTGGTGGTTTGGAAGCCATAGCAACTATCAAAGCCATAACAACTGGCTGGTTGCATCCAAGCATTAACCTAGAT AACTTGGAGGCTAGTGTTACAATTGACACTGTCCCTAACGTTAAGAAGAAGCATGAAGTTAATGTTG GTATATCCAACTCATTTGGATTCGGTGGACACAATTCAGTAGTTGTCTTTGCCCCATTCAGGCCATAA
- the LOC114423177 gene encoding 3-oxoacyl-[acyl-carrier-protein] synthase I, chloroplastic-like isoform X4: MAGIAGTCPLGALLRNSVSENNGKISVVHYEGLRLQQRMQMPSPSQYISASSSAPRCRTIKAMASPTVGAPKREKDPKKRVVITGMGLVSVFGSDVDAFYNKLLEGESGISLIDRFDASNFSVRFGGQIRDFSSEGYIDGKNDRRLDNCWRYCIVAGKRALDDANLGKQVLDTMDKTRIGVLVGSGMGGITAFSNGVEALVQKGYKKITPFFIPYSITNMGSALLAIDTGLMGPNYSISTACATANYCFCAAANHIRKGEADIMVVGGTEAAIMPSGLGGFIACRALSHRNEDPKKASRPWDKDRDGFVMGEGSGVLVMESLESATKRGAKIIAEYLGGAITCDAHHMTDPRADGLGVSSCISKSLEDAGVSPEEVNYVNAHATSTLAGDLAEVNAIKKVFKDTSELKMNATKSMIGHGLGAAGGLEAIATIKAITTGWLHPSINLDNLEASVTIDTVPNVKKKHEVNVGISNSFGFGGHNSVVVFAPFRP; encoded by the exons atggCAGGTATCGCTGGTACATGTCCTTTAGGAGCATTGCTCAGAAACAGTGTCTCAGAAAACAATGGGAAGATATCTGTGGTTCATTATGAGGGGCTTAGATTGCAGCAGAGAATGCAAATGCCTTCACCAAGCCAGTACATTTCAGCTTCTTCAT CAGCTCCAAGATGCAGAACAATCAAGGCCATGGCTTCCCCAACTGTTGGAgcaccaaagagagaaaaggatCCAAAAAAGCGGGTAGTAATAACAGGAATGGGTCTTGTGTCAGTCTTTGGTAGTGACGTTGATGCCTTTTACAACAAGCTTCTTGAGGGAGAAAGTGGGATAAGCCTAATAGATAGGTTTGATGCCTCAAACTTCTCGGTCCGTTTTGGAGGTCAGATACGTGATTTCTCTTCAGAAGGCTACATTGATGGCAAGAATGACCGGCGCCTTGACAATTGCTGGAGGTATTGCATTGTTGCAGGCAAGAGGGCCCTTGATGATGCCAACCTTGGAAAGCAAGTCCTTGACACT ATGGACAAAACAAGAATAGGAGTTCTGGTGGGATCAGGAATGGGAGGTATAACGGCTTTCTCGAATGGTGTGGAAGCTCTTGTACAAAAGGGATATAAGAAAATTACTCCATTTTTCATTCCCTACTCCATCACCAACATGGGTTCTGCCTTGTTGGCTATAGACACAGGCCTAATGGGTCCCAATTATTCAATTTCCACTGCTTGTGCAACGGCAAATTACTGCTTTTGTGCGGCTGCTAATCACATTAGAAAAGGCGAAGCAGATATCATGGTGGTTGGTGGAACTGAGGCTGCAATCATGCCTAGTGGTCTTGGAGGCTTCATTGCTTGCAGGGCTTTGTCTCACAGAAACGAAGACCCCAAGAAGGCTTCAAGACCATGGGACAAAGATCGTGATGGTTTTGTGATGGGTGAAGGCTCTGGTGTGCTG GTAATGGAGAGCTTGGAGAGTGCAACAAAAAGGGGAGCCAAAATAATAGCAGAATATTTGGGGGGTGCCATAACGTGTGATGCTCATCACATGACTGATCCAAGAGCTGATGGTCTTGGAGTTTCATCTTGCATAAGCAAGAGTTTAGAAGATGCTGGAGTTTCTCCTGAAGAG GTGAACTATGTGAATGCTCATGCCACGTCAACACTGGCTGGTGACTTGGCTGAGGTTAATGcaattaaaaaggtttttaagGACACATCAGAATTGAAAATGAATGCAACTAAg TCAATGATTGGTCATGGTCTTGGGGCTGCTGGTGGTTTGGAAGCCATAGCAACTATCAAAGCCATAACAACTGGCTGGTTGCATCCAAGCATTAACCTAGAT AACTTGGAGGCTAGTGTTACAATTGACACTGTCCCTAACGTTAAGAAGAAGCATGAAGTTAATGTTG GTATATCCAACTCATTTGGATTCGGTGGACACAATTCAGTAGTTGTCTTTGCCCCATTCAGGCCATAA
- the LOC114423546 gene encoding uncharacterized protein LOC114423546: MSFEWSVVTSTEIKQMGNCSMKGTTGECHHSIRVMCDSGAILQFKAPKTVAQVLQHYPGYGIFRQGHASSPLPEQETLSYGLFYYLLPLKEVQVEHQESCCDKVRVSEEMCKSAASACDYVEKLSNWSALEVLPTAKNGVWRVKLVIDPRQLEKILSEQVNTEALIEKMRMAATACSTTTPSPSRTPTPTMSSRKLLGWKTTLFNAKIAKDTSPAASNFFLGSC, translated from the coding sequence ATGAGCTTCGAGTGGAGTGTAGTTACTAGCACTGAAATCAAGCAAATGGGGAATTGCTCTATGAAGGGTACCACTGGAGAGTGTCACCACTCTATTCGTGTTATGTGTGACAGTGGTGCCATTTTGCAGTTCAAAGCTCCCAAAACAGTAGCTCAAGTGCTTCAACATTACCCGGGTTATGGTATTTTCCGCCAGGGTCATGCCTCATCACCTTTGCCAGAGCAAGAGACTTTAAGCTATGGTCTTTTCTATTATCTTCTCCCTCTGAAGGAGGTTCAAGTGGAGCACCAAGAAAGTTGCTGCGACAAAGTCCGAGTTTCAGAGGAAATGTGCAAATCTGCAGCATCAGCATGTGATTATGTTGAGAAATTGTCAAATTGGTCAGCCCTTGAAGTGCTGCCAACAGCAAAGAATGGGGTTTGGAGAGTGAAGTTGGTGATTGACCCTAGACAACTTGAGAAGATTTTGTCTGAGCAGGTGAATACTGAAGCGCTGATTGAGAAGATGAGGATGGCTGCAACTGCATGTTCTACTACTACTCCTTCTCCTTCAAGGACCCCAACCCCAACCATGAGCTCTAGGAAACTACTGGGGTGGAAGACAACACTCTTCAATGCGAAAATTGCTAAAGACACTTCCCCTGCAGCCTCTAATTTCTTTTTGGGTTCCTGTTAG
- the LOC114421087 gene encoding B2 protein-like — protein MENNNQSFWQFSDQLRLQASNLANLSLNDSIWSNSYISKRRDERINFDIKVGGEINSFKSKEPACDYNENMNGSLLAVPYNNNNILGVGGVGLNGGFNKGIYSKPGFANLNNNINLNINPKGHKFKDEDELFHPSKPSKKNNNINKKHGGNTNNDDNSKDSKAAGDKRFKTLPPAESLPRNETIGGYIFVCNNDTMAENLKRQLFGLPPRYRDSVRAITPGLPLFLYNYSTHQLHGIFEAASFGGSNIDPSAWEDKKCPGESRFPAQVRVITRKTCEPLEEDSFRPILHHYDGPKFRLELNVPEALSLLDIFAEQDTFSDTFKALPA, from the exons ATGGAGAATAATAATCAGTCGTTTTGGCAATTCAGTGACCAGCTGAGGTTACAGGCATCTAATTTGGCGAACCTTTCTCTAAACGATTCGATTTGGAGCAACAGTTACATCTCCAAGAGGCGTGATGAAAGGATTAATTTTGACATCAAAGTTGGGGGTGAGATCAACTCTTTCAAGTCAAAGGAGCCAGCTTGTGATTACAATGAAAACATGAATGGATCTCTTCTTGCCGTGCcttacaacaacaataacattttGGGTGTTGGTGGAGTTGGTCTCAATGGAGGCTTCAACAAAGGAATTTACTCCAAGCCTGGTTTTGCCAATCTTAACAACAATATTAACCTGAATATCAATCCTAAGGGACACAAGTTCAAGGATGAAGATGAGCTTTTTCACCCATCCAAACCTTCCAAGaaaaacaacaacatcaacaaaaagcaTGGGGGCAACACCAATAACGATGATAACAGCAAGGATTCCAAGGCTGCTGGCGACAAGAGATTCAAAACGCTGCCCCCAGCAGAGTCTCTTCCTAGGAATGAAACCATTGGAGGCTACATCTTTGTTTGCAACAATGATACCATGGCTGAGAATCTCAAGAGACAACTCTTTG GTCTGCCTCCACGATACAGAGATTCTGTTCGGGCCATTACTCCGGGGTTGCCCCTTTTCCTTTACAACTATTCCACTCACCAACTCCATGGAATCTTTGAG GCTGCAAGTTTTGGAGGGTCAAATATTGATCCATCAGCTTGGGAGGATAAGAAGTGCCCTGGTGAATCTCGTTTCCCCGCTCAG GTACGAGTGATAACTAGGAAAACTTGTGAACCACTGGAGGAGGATTCCTTCAGGCCAATCCTTCACCACTATGATGGTCCCAAGTTCCGTCTTGAGCTGAATGTGCCCgag gCGTTGTCTCTGCTGGATATTTTTGCAGAACAAGACACCTTCAGTGACACTTTTAAGGCTTTGCCGGCATAA
- the LOC114424566 gene encoding probable E3 ubiquitin-protein ligase RHA4A — translation MGVPQPPPPSQHLYPQEIQLKLYQAFIFSIPILFSIILVLLFYLFYLKRRASSLSSPPLHILPSTSTDPQTAYPYSTQPCRLDLTVQFLDKLPRILFDEDLRTRDSVCCVCLGEFELNEELLQIPYCNHVFHISCICNWLQSNSTCPLCRCSIIPSSKFLNPAPPIIISDPPQQGGISGSSSHIMSLPHQQEEEVGASTNTTIFQGNDV, via the exons ATGGGTGTTCCACAACCTCCACCTCCCTCTCAACATCTCTATCCACAAGAAATTCAGCTTAAACTTTACCAAGCCTTCATATTCTCAATTCCCATACTCTTTTCCATCATTTTGGTTCTTTTGTTTTACTTGTTCTACCTCAAAAGGAGGGCTTCCTCTCTCTCATCACCACCTCTCCACATACTTCCCAGTACTTCTACTGATCCACAAACTGCATATCCTTATTCTACACAA CCTTGCCGTTTAGATCTGACAGTGCAATTTCTGGACAAACTTCCTAGAATTTTATTTGATGAGGATTTAAGAACAAGAGATTCAGT ATGTTGTGTTTGCCTAGGAGAATTTGAGCTGAATGAAGAGTTGCTACAGATTCCTTATTGCAACCATGTGTTTCATATAAGCTGCATATGTAACTGGCTGCAATCAAACTCCACGTGTCCACTTTGTAGATGCTCCATCATTCCCTCTTCCAAGTTCCTTAATCCAGCACCACCTATTATTATATCAGACCCACCACAGCAAGGTGGAATTTCAGGCTCTTCATCACACATCATGTCATTGCCTCatcaacaagaagaagaagttggTGCTTCCACAAATACTACCATTTTTCAAGGGAATGATGTATAA
- the LOC114423177 gene encoding 3-oxoacyl-[acyl-carrier-protein] synthase I, chloroplastic-like isoform X3 — protein MAGIAGTCPLGALLRNSVSENNGKISVVHYEGLRLQQRMQMPSPSQYISASSSAAPRCRTIKAMASPTVGAPKREKDPKKRVVITGMGLVSVFGSDVDAFYNKLLEGESGISLIDRFDASNFSVRFGGQIRDFSSEGYIDGKNDRRLDNCWRYCIVAGKRALDDANLGKQVLDTMDKTRIGVLVGSGMGGITAFSNGVEALVQKGYKKITPFFIPYSITNMGSALLAIDTGLMGPNYSISTACATANYCFCAAANHIRKGEADIMVVGGTEAAIMPSGLGGFIACRALSHRNEDPKKASRPWDKDRDGFVMGEGSGVLVMESLESATKRGAKIIAEYLGGAITCDAHHMTDPRADGLGVSSCISKSLEDAGVSPEEVNYVNAHATSTLAGDLAEVNAIKKVFKDTSELKMNATKSMIGHGLGAAGGLEAIATIKAITTGWLHPSINLDNLEASVTIDTVPNVKKKHEVNVGISNSFGFGGHNSVVVFAPFRP, from the exons atggCAGGTATCGCTGGTACATGTCCTTTAGGAGCATTGCTCAGAAACAGTGTCTCAGAAAACAATGGGAAGATATCTGTGGTTCATTATGAGGGGCTTAGATTGCAGCAGAGAATGCAAATGCCTTCACCAAGCCAGTACATTTCAGCTTCTTCAT CAGCAGCTCCAAGATGCAGAACAATCAAGGCCATGGCTTCCCCAACTGTTGGAgcaccaaagagagaaaaggatCCAAAAAAGCGGGTAGTAATAACAGGAATGGGTCTTGTGTCAGTCTTTGGTAGTGACGTTGATGCCTTTTACAACAAGCTTCTTGAGGGAGAAAGTGGGATAAGCCTAATAGATAGGTTTGATGCCTCAAACTTCTCGGTCCGTTTTGGAGGTCAGATACGTGATTTCTCTTCAGAAGGCTACATTGATGGCAAGAATGACCGGCGCCTTGACAATTGCTGGAGGTATTGCATTGTTGCAGGCAAGAGGGCCCTTGATGATGCCAACCTTGGAAAGCAAGTCCTTGACACT ATGGACAAAACAAGAATAGGAGTTCTGGTGGGATCAGGAATGGGAGGTATAACGGCTTTCTCGAATGGTGTGGAAGCTCTTGTACAAAAGGGATATAAGAAAATTACTCCATTTTTCATTCCCTACTCCATCACCAACATGGGTTCTGCCTTGTTGGCTATAGACACAGGCCTAATGGGTCCCAATTATTCAATTTCCACTGCTTGTGCAACGGCAAATTACTGCTTTTGTGCGGCTGCTAATCACATTAGAAAAGGCGAAGCAGATATCATGGTGGTTGGTGGAACTGAGGCTGCAATCATGCCTAGTGGTCTTGGAGGCTTCATTGCTTGCAGGGCTTTGTCTCACAGAAACGAAGACCCCAAGAAGGCTTCAAGACCATGGGACAAAGATCGTGATGGTTTTGTGATGGGTGAAGGCTCTGGTGTGCTG GTAATGGAGAGCTTGGAGAGTGCAACAAAAAGGGGAGCCAAAATAATAGCAGAATATTTGGGGGGTGCCATAACGTGTGATGCTCATCACATGACTGATCCAAGAGCTGATGGTCTTGGAGTTTCATCTTGCATAAGCAAGAGTTTAGAAGATGCTGGAGTTTCTCCTGAAGAG GTGAACTATGTGAATGCTCATGCCACGTCAACACTGGCTGGTGACTTGGCTGAGGTTAATGcaattaaaaaggtttttaagGACACATCAGAATTGAAAATGAATGCAACTAAg TCAATGATTGGTCATGGTCTTGGGGCTGCTGGTGGTTTGGAAGCCATAGCAACTATCAAAGCCATAACAACTGGCTGGTTGCATCCAAGCATTAACCTAGAT AACTTGGAGGCTAGTGTTACAATTGACACTGTCCCTAACGTTAAGAAGAAGCATGAAGTTAATGTTG GTATATCCAACTCATTTGGATTCGGTGGACACAATTCAGTAGTTGTCTTTGCCCCATTCAGGCCATAA
- the LOC114423177 gene encoding 3-oxoacyl-[acyl-carrier-protein] synthase I, chloroplastic-like isoform X2: protein MAGIAGTCPLGALLRNSVSENNGKISVVHYEGLRLQQRMQMPSPSQYISASSSAPRCRTIKAMASPTVGAPKREKDPKKRVVITGMGLVSVFGSDVDAFYNKLLEGESGISLIDRFDASNFSVRFGGQIRDFSSEGYIDGKNDRRLDNCWRYCIVAGKRALDDANLGKQVLDTQMDKTRIGVLVGSGMGGITAFSNGVEALVQKGYKKITPFFIPYSITNMGSALLAIDTGLMGPNYSISTACATANYCFCAAANHIRKGEADIMVVGGTEAAIMPSGLGGFIACRALSHRNEDPKKASRPWDKDRDGFVMGEGSGVLVMESLESATKRGAKIIAEYLGGAITCDAHHMTDPRADGLGVSSCISKSLEDAGVSPEEVNYVNAHATSTLAGDLAEVNAIKKVFKDTSELKMNATKSMIGHGLGAAGGLEAIATIKAITTGWLHPSINLDNLEASVTIDTVPNVKKKHEVNVGISNSFGFGGHNSVVVFAPFRP, encoded by the exons atggCAGGTATCGCTGGTACATGTCCTTTAGGAGCATTGCTCAGAAACAGTGTCTCAGAAAACAATGGGAAGATATCTGTGGTTCATTATGAGGGGCTTAGATTGCAGCAGAGAATGCAAATGCCTTCACCAAGCCAGTACATTTCAGCTTCTTCAT CAGCTCCAAGATGCAGAACAATCAAGGCCATGGCTTCCCCAACTGTTGGAgcaccaaagagagaaaaggatCCAAAAAAGCGGGTAGTAATAACAGGAATGGGTCTTGTGTCAGTCTTTGGTAGTGACGTTGATGCCTTTTACAACAAGCTTCTTGAGGGAGAAAGTGGGATAAGCCTAATAGATAGGTTTGATGCCTCAAACTTCTCGGTCCGTTTTGGAGGTCAGATACGTGATTTCTCTTCAGAAGGCTACATTGATGGCAAGAATGACCGGCGCCTTGACAATTGCTGGAGGTATTGCATTGTTGCAGGCAAGAGGGCCCTTGATGATGCCAACCTTGGAAAGCAAGTCCTTGACACT CAGATGGACAAAACAAGAATAGGAGTTCTGGTGGGATCAGGAATGGGAGGTATAACGGCTTTCTCGAATGGTGTGGAAGCTCTTGTACAAAAGGGATATAAGAAAATTACTCCATTTTTCATTCCCTACTCCATCACCAACATGGGTTCTGCCTTGTTGGCTATAGACACAGGCCTAATGGGTCCCAATTATTCAATTTCCACTGCTTGTGCAACGGCAAATTACTGCTTTTGTGCGGCTGCTAATCACATTAGAAAAGGCGAAGCAGATATCATGGTGGTTGGTGGAACTGAGGCTGCAATCATGCCTAGTGGTCTTGGAGGCTTCATTGCTTGCAGGGCTTTGTCTCACAGAAACGAAGACCCCAAGAAGGCTTCAAGACCATGGGACAAAGATCGTGATGGTTTTGTGATGGGTGAAGGCTCTGGTGTGCTG GTAATGGAGAGCTTGGAGAGTGCAACAAAAAGGGGAGCCAAAATAATAGCAGAATATTTGGGGGGTGCCATAACGTGTGATGCTCATCACATGACTGATCCAAGAGCTGATGGTCTTGGAGTTTCATCTTGCATAAGCAAGAGTTTAGAAGATGCTGGAGTTTCTCCTGAAGAG GTGAACTATGTGAATGCTCATGCCACGTCAACACTGGCTGGTGACTTGGCTGAGGTTAATGcaattaaaaaggtttttaagGACACATCAGAATTGAAAATGAATGCAACTAAg TCAATGATTGGTCATGGTCTTGGGGCTGCTGGTGGTTTGGAAGCCATAGCAACTATCAAAGCCATAACAACTGGCTGGTTGCATCCAAGCATTAACCTAGAT AACTTGGAGGCTAGTGTTACAATTGACACTGTCCCTAACGTTAAGAAGAAGCATGAAGTTAATGTTG GTATATCCAACTCATTTGGATTCGGTGGACACAATTCAGTAGTTGTCTTTGCCCCATTCAGGCCATAA
- the LOC114423177 gene encoding 3-oxoacyl-[acyl-carrier-protein] synthase I, chloroplastic-like isoform X1 yields the protein MAGIAGTCPLGALLRNSVSENNGKISVVHYEGLRLQQRMQMPSPSQYISASSSAAPRCRTIKAMASPTVGAPKREKDPKKRVVITGMGLVSVFGSDVDAFYNKLLEGESGISLIDRFDASNFSVRFGGQIRDFSSEGYIDGKNDRRLDNCWRYCIVAGKRALDDANLGKQVLDTQMDKTRIGVLVGSGMGGITAFSNGVEALVQKGYKKITPFFIPYSITNMGSALLAIDTGLMGPNYSISTACATANYCFCAAANHIRKGEADIMVVGGTEAAIMPSGLGGFIACRALSHRNEDPKKASRPWDKDRDGFVMGEGSGVLVMESLESATKRGAKIIAEYLGGAITCDAHHMTDPRADGLGVSSCISKSLEDAGVSPEEVNYVNAHATSTLAGDLAEVNAIKKVFKDTSELKMNATKSMIGHGLGAAGGLEAIATIKAITTGWLHPSINLDNLEASVTIDTVPNVKKKHEVNVGISNSFGFGGHNSVVVFAPFRP from the exons atggCAGGTATCGCTGGTACATGTCCTTTAGGAGCATTGCTCAGAAACAGTGTCTCAGAAAACAATGGGAAGATATCTGTGGTTCATTATGAGGGGCTTAGATTGCAGCAGAGAATGCAAATGCCTTCACCAAGCCAGTACATTTCAGCTTCTTCAT CAGCAGCTCCAAGATGCAGAACAATCAAGGCCATGGCTTCCCCAACTGTTGGAgcaccaaagagagaaaaggatCCAAAAAAGCGGGTAGTAATAACAGGAATGGGTCTTGTGTCAGTCTTTGGTAGTGACGTTGATGCCTTTTACAACAAGCTTCTTGAGGGAGAAAGTGGGATAAGCCTAATAGATAGGTTTGATGCCTCAAACTTCTCGGTCCGTTTTGGAGGTCAGATACGTGATTTCTCTTCAGAAGGCTACATTGATGGCAAGAATGACCGGCGCCTTGACAATTGCTGGAGGTATTGCATTGTTGCAGGCAAGAGGGCCCTTGATGATGCCAACCTTGGAAAGCAAGTCCTTGACACT CAGATGGACAAAACAAGAATAGGAGTTCTGGTGGGATCAGGAATGGGAGGTATAACGGCTTTCTCGAATGGTGTGGAAGCTCTTGTACAAAAGGGATATAAGAAAATTACTCCATTTTTCATTCCCTACTCCATCACCAACATGGGTTCTGCCTTGTTGGCTATAGACACAGGCCTAATGGGTCCCAATTATTCAATTTCCACTGCTTGTGCAACGGCAAATTACTGCTTTTGTGCGGCTGCTAATCACATTAGAAAAGGCGAAGCAGATATCATGGTGGTTGGTGGAACTGAGGCTGCAATCATGCCTAGTGGTCTTGGAGGCTTCATTGCTTGCAGGGCTTTGTCTCACAGAAACGAAGACCCCAAGAAGGCTTCAAGACCATGGGACAAAGATCGTGATGGTTTTGTGATGGGTGAAGGCTCTGGTGTGCTG GTAATGGAGAGCTTGGAGAGTGCAACAAAAAGGGGAGCCAAAATAATAGCAGAATATTTGGGGGGTGCCATAACGTGTGATGCTCATCACATGACTGATCCAAGAGCTGATGGTCTTGGAGTTTCATCTTGCATAAGCAAGAGTTTAGAAGATGCTGGAGTTTCTCCTGAAGAG GTGAACTATGTGAATGCTCATGCCACGTCAACACTGGCTGGTGACTTGGCTGAGGTTAATGcaattaaaaaggtttttaagGACACATCAGAATTGAAAATGAATGCAACTAAg TCAATGATTGGTCATGGTCTTGGGGCTGCTGGTGGTTTGGAAGCCATAGCAACTATCAAAGCCATAACAACTGGCTGGTTGCATCCAAGCATTAACCTAGAT AACTTGGAGGCTAGTGTTACAATTGACACTGTCCCTAACGTTAAGAAGAAGCATGAAGTTAATGTTG GTATATCCAACTCATTTGGATTCGGTGGACACAATTCAGTAGTTGTCTTTGCCCCATTCAGGCCATAA